Within Pseudomonas tructae, the genomic segment GGCGATTGCAGCATGTCGAACGAACTCCTGATCCTGGTAGCGCTCCGTAGAGCATCGGCGCAGCTTGAAGTCACGCTGCGCCGTCAAATAGGGGGTAGTGCCTATCCCTGGGCACGGCACCATTGTGCGGGGTCGCTGGGGCGGCCCTGCTGGCGGATGGCGAAATACAGCCCGGAGCTGTCCTGGCCACCGCTGTTGCCGACGGTGGAGATGGCCTCACCGGCCTTGACCACGTCGCCGGCGCTCTTGAGCAGGCTCTGGTTGTGGCCGTACAGGCTCAGGTAACCATTACCATGGTCGAGAATGACCAGAAGTCCAGCGCCGCGCAACCAGTCGGCAAATACCACGCGGCCACCATGCACGGCGTGCACCTGGCTGCCCGGCGAGGCGCTGATCATCACCCCATCCCACTTGGCCCGGGCGTCGCCGCCACGGGTTTCGCCAAAGCGTGCCAGCAATCGACCATTGACCGGCCATGGAAGTTTTCCCCGTGCGGCAGAAAAGGCCCCGCCGAAGGTTTCGCCGCTGCTGGAAACCAGCGGGCCGGGCATCGCCCGAGGCTTCTTCGGTTCGTCGCTGTCGCTGGCAGCCAGGGCCTCGCGCTGGCGCTGTTTTTCCGCTTCTTGAGCGGCGAGCAGAGCCTTCTGTCGTGCCTCTTCGGCTTCACGAGCCTGGCGGGCGAGGGTTTCCTCGATGGTCTTGAGCACCTTGCTCAGGTCGGCCTGATCCTGTTCACGGGCCAGCAACCTCTGGTCGCGGGCCTTGACGTCATTGTTGAGCTTGGCCAGCACCTGTGTTCGCTCGGTGCGCACTTTCTCCAGCTCCTGGCGCTGAGTGTCGAGGGTGCCTTGCTGCGCCAGCAACTGGGCTTGCTGCAGGCTGATGTCTTTTTCCACATTGGCCAATTGGCGCAACGTCTCATTGAAGTTGCGCAACTGTTCCAGGCGCGCCTGGTTCAGGTAATCGTAATAGGTCAGGGTACGGGCGAATTTTTCCGGGTTCTGCTGGTTGAGCAGCAGCTTGAGGTATTCCTCGCGACCGTTCTGATAGGCCGAACGGGCCTGGATGGCGATCAGTCGTTGTTGTTCAATGCGGGCGCTCTGGAGTTTTTTTTTCTCGGTATCAAGGCGCTCCAGTTCGCCTTCCGTCTTTTTTAGTTCGTGTTGCAGGGCCTCCACCTGCTTTTCCAGCTTGCCGATGTCGGTTTCGGTCGAGCGCAGGTCTTTCTGCACGCCGGATTTTTCTTCCTGCAGCTTGCCAAGCATTTTTTTCAGCTCGGCAATGTCCTGGCGTGTGGCGTCCAGTTGCTGCTGGGTTTGCGCGCGCTCGTCGGCGAACACCGAACTGAGCAGGCATGACAGGGCTAGAAGCATAAGGGCGCGGCGCATGGAATCGAGCGTACCAAGGATGGAGACTGGCCTAGTATGCCCGCCTGAGCATGCAAAAAAAACGCCTCCGGGCGCTTCGGGGCCAGCGTTTGTCAGGAAGTCCTATGGAAAACCGGATTTAACCCTGAAAAAACGAGAAACGTACTACCTGGTTGCCTAGGGACTGTTCATTACCCTTGTACTGTCCTCCTGTCCGTCCGGCAAAGGCTTGTCGGGACGGTCACAGCCCGAAAATAGCTGTACGAGACCCCATGCATGCCAATATTCAAACGCTTCAACCTGCCATGCCGCTGGCTGTTCCGCGCCATGCTGACAGTCGCCGCTATAGCCCCGGTATCTGCCGCCGTGGCTGAGGAGGGCAGTTGGTATCTACAGACCAGCCTCTACACCCGGCATTTCAATCCC encodes:
- a CDS encoding murein hydrolase activator EnvC family protein, whose translation is MRRALMLLALSCLLSSVFADERAQTQQQLDATRQDIAELKKMLGKLQEEKSGVQKDLRSTETDIGKLEKQVEALQHELKKTEGELERLDTEKKKLQSARIEQQRLIAIQARSAYQNGREEYLKLLLNQQNPEKFARTLTYYDYLNQARLEQLRNFNETLRQLANVEKDISLQQAQLLAQQGTLDTQRQELEKVRTERTQVLAKLNNDVKARDQRLLAREQDQADLSKVLKTIEETLARQAREAEEARQKALLAAQEAEKQRQREALAASDSDEPKKPRAMPGPLVSSSGETFGGAFSAARGKLPWPVNGRLLARFGETRGGDARAKWDGVMISASPGSQVHAVHGGRVVFADWLRGAGLLVILDHGNGYLSLYGHNQSLLKSAGDVVKAGEAISTVGNSGGQDSSGLYFAIRQQGRPSDPAQWCRAQG